The window CCCGGCCCTCGGCCCTCGCTCTGACCCGACACGCTGCCTTTCGGTGGGCTCGACCGTCTCTCATGGCTCCGCAACTACAGAAGCCTCGAATGTGCGCGAGTCTCTTGGGAGCGACAGCTCGGCCTTCTCACGCCAGTCCTCAGAGAGCTACCGTCCCTCTCGCGTCTCTGATATCTACACGGGCAATCTTCCACTCAATAATCGGGACTCGATGAACGGCATGGATATGCCCTACACGCCAGTGACACCGTCGGGATCCAGGAGCTCGAGCAGGCGCCGGGGTTACATGCGTCCCCAGGGAACTGACTTCGCTGCCAGCGCCCGCGCTCGGGAGAGCGTCCTGAGCCTCGGGAGCATCGCACATCTTCAGTACTACTTTGCACGGACCGGTTTGCTGGACGGGAAGGGTGGTCGGCTGGCACGCAAAAGAGACAGCAAGGCACAAACACTGGATCTTTCTTCGCTCGATTCCGTGTCGTTTTCTAGTCTCAAGGCCCCGGTCAGTGACCATGACTCGAGCTACGCATCCATGGGAAGCAGCCCGGATCTGGGTGCGCACAGTAGCTTTGTCAGTTTGGCCGGCGGTTCCCTCGTCGAATCGCCCACCGATGAGCAACACCCGGAGGAATTCTATTCCGAGGACGAgtacgacgaggaggatctcAATATGCCCCCTCCGACGACCAGCACATACATTCACCGAGAAAAGGCAGTCCCAAAGCCGCCGACGGTTGCTGAATTAAGAACCGAGCTCACAAACGCCCTCGATACTGCCAAAAGATCACTGAAGGAAGCAAAAGACGCCAAGGCCCCACCAGACGATTCACCCAAGATTTCCATTCATTTGACTGATGACCAGGGAGCCGACTCCCGCGCACGTTCGGGGTCTACCAGAAGCACCCGGAGCAATAGGAGCAATATTGGGTGGTTTGAAATTCAGGGCATGCACATCCTTGATGTCATGACGCTGGCTATCCGGGCGGCCAAGATCTATTACACATCCCACGACCGACCTGACCGCCTGGATGCCATCAAGTCGGAAAAGGAGATTCGCAGTGCCTTGCTCTCTGTGATGGAGGTGCTCAAGCGTATGGCAACTCGGGGGTTCTCTGGCGGCATGCGTGAGGACGAGTTCCACACTATGAATGAATGGATCTCCGGGCTCCACAGCAtgctggctgctgaggctgagatagaggctgccgaggctgCTGAGCGGGAGGGATGGACTTGGTTGCGCGATGAAGGGTGGGAGGGCCGCGAAATTCAGCGCGAGGAAGCCTTCATACAGTCGATGCTGCACGGCATCAAGGACCCCATCGAGAACATGCCAACCATTCCCACATGGGTCCCCATTGACCGGACGAAGCCTTTGAGTGAGCAAACGCTCCCCACACCGTTTCTTGCGTCCCTGTCCAACGGTCAGCGTCTGGTTCACTTGCACAACTGTGCGGTTCGCAAGTCTCGCCGGAGGTTTGGTGCCATCGCCTCGTTCCATGGCGACACCCAGAAGCCATATCGCGCCGCTGACAACTTGCGCTACTGGCTCAAGGCGGCCGAGCTACGATGGGAGGTGCTGCTCAAGACCGATGCTCTTGGCCTCCAGTACAACACAAGCCCGCAACTCTGGCTTGACTTTGAGGATGCCATTCTCCAATGGTGCCGAACAGTACGCGGCGAGATTACCGCCGAGCTGGAGGGCTAGGTGCcaccgaaaaaaaaacaagcatCGGCAAGCGTTATTACCTGCCCAGCAGGAGACGTGGTCAGCAATCAAAACCAGGTGGGTTCGGCACTGCAGATGCCTCTGGAGAACATACGCACCAGCTTATCACAAAATCTTcctggggagagggggaaaaaatCGGGACGGATAGGAGGGGGACAGGCTGGCAGGATATGACGACTGAAAGATGTTACGACCTGATAGACGGCTTGGCCCCTCGtccgccttttttttttttttcgcttCACAAACACTTTTGTCTATTCTTGATACCTTTTTTCCTTTACGGCTGGGGTTGGGCCTCCACACCTGCCCTTTTTGGTTTCAATAACCACATAATCCTGGATCATACCTGGCTTCTTGACAGCTTTTACGATGGACTATTCCTTGGCCTTTTGTCCAACTTTTGTCAACACAGGCAGATGTAGGGGGTTTTGTTCATGTTGGGCTTTTTCGTTATATTCTGCCTGTATATACTTTCAAAATGTTTGTTTGGGAAAGGAGAGACATGAcgagtttgggggggtttccACACTTTTACGCATACAAAACATTACCtcctttttttattttacttCGTTCGGGCTTGTTGTGGTCCGCCTTGTTacctttttttatttttactTGGGTTTCTTATCACTACTTCTTCATTTATATACCCCCTTttatcagcatcatcatcattatcagcATTAAAAGAAACATTGAAATACCAACACAAAGctcacatacacacacattgGGATTTGGGGCGTTTGTAATgggttttgtttgggggaaaggttggaaagagagggggactgggcggaggaagaggtgggagaggaaaaggggtgTTAATTAGGATGAGGGGAACAGAGAgagtatatatatatatatgtagATGTGTCAATCAAAGGCTGAGGTTTTTCAACCCTTGATATGTTGATGTATGTTTGTGGGCTTGTTTTTGACTATGTATGTTAAGTTTCAAGATTAAAATTGAGGGCAGACTGTAATACTATTTTAAGAATGTTACTGTTAGTGAGAAGAGAACAAATAACGAACACTTTCTCTAATTATAAGTCATTATCACCTAGAATTaattctctctctcacacacactcccacacacactctcacacacactcttTCATACTTGTATAGGATTATCTATAGCTAGCATAAATTGTTAGCTATCAGCTAGCTATAGATGATTCCAATCGTCTACAGCCGCTATACACCGTTACCGGCCGCAAAATTTAGCTCCAAGCTTTTAGGGTTTATTACTTTATGCCATAAGTTCTCTCTTTGTCTCTATGATCCGGCTAGATCCTGGAGACACGTAACGAGTTCTTATTTTTCTTTATAATTCTTGTTCAGATCCTAGAGAAGTGTAGGCGTAAAAGTATCTCTTGCTTTTAAAGGCTATATATACTTCCAAACTTAATCAGTCATGTTGTTTAAGTTTTAAAAGAACACCTCCAGAGATGCATATTCACAGTCGCTATCATCAAGTAAATCTCAAATAAAAGGGATTCTCTGCCACTTAAATGCTTACTTACTT is drawn from Podospora pseudocomata strain CBS 415.72m chromosome 1 map unlocalized CBS415.72m_1, whole genome shotgun sequence and contains these coding sequences:
- a CDS encoding uncharacterized protein (EggNog:ENOG503NYGH) — protein: MAFYLSSSLDIKMAAASGEPASGRCASPPLDKAPGPALGPRSDPTRCLSVGSTVSHGSATTEASNVRESLGSDSSAFSRQSSESYRPSRVSDIYTGNLPLNNRDSMNGMDMPYTPVTPSGSRSSSRRRGYMRPQGTDFAASARARESVLSLGSIAHLQYYFARTGLLDGKGGRLARKRDSKAQTLDLSSLDSVSFSSLKAPVSDHDSSYASMGSSPDLGAHSSFVSLAGGSLVESPTDEQHPEEFYSEDEYDEEDLNMPPPTTSTYIHREKAVPKPPTVAELRTELTNALDTAKRSLKEAKDAKAPPDDSPKISIHLTDDQGADSRARSGSTRSTRSNRSNIGWFEIQGMHILDVMTLAIRAAKIYYTSHDRPDRLDAIKSEKEIRSALLSVMEVLKRMATRGFSGGMREDEFHTMNEWISGLHSMLAAEAEIEAAEAAEREGWTWLRDEGWEGREIQREEAFIQSMLHGIKDPIENMPTIPTWVPIDRTKPLSEQTLPTPFLASLSNGQRLVHLHNCAVRKSRRRRPSYDGRCCSRPMLLASSTTQARNSGLTLRMPFSNGAEQYAARLPPSWRARCHRKKNKHRQALLPAQQETWSAIKTRWVRHCRCLWRTYAPAYHKIFLGRGGKNRDG